One Arthrobacter sp. StoSoilB20 DNA segment encodes these proteins:
- a CDS encoding Lrp/AsnC family transcriptional regulator, with the protein MERAGLDGIDQRILAELTKNARIPHAELAGKVLLSRNAVRQRIDRMERQGYIQGYTVVAGVDVESLVSAFLMIYRKDRMRGADVLNELRSIPEVVLCDVLSGDFDLIVRVEARSLGRVQEIWEQIAALPGVSDTVTAMTLSNVIRRASL; encoded by the coding sequence ATGGAGCGGGCGGGTCTGGACGGCATCGATCAAAGAATCCTTGCGGAACTCACCAAGAACGCCCGTATCCCGCACGCCGAACTCGCCGGCAAGGTCCTCCTGTCCAGAAATGCGGTGAGGCAGCGGATTGACCGCATGGAACGGCAGGGGTATATCCAGGGCTACACGGTGGTGGCCGGAGTCGACGTCGAATCCCTGGTTTCCGCGTTCCTGATGATCTACCGCAAAGACCGTATGCGGGGTGCGGATGTCCTGAACGAACTCCGATCCATTCCGGAAGTGGTTCTGTGCGACGTCCTCAGCGGGGACTTTGACCTTATTGTGCGCGTCGAAGCACGTTCCCTGGGCCGCGTCCAGGAGATTTGGGAGCAGATCGCTGCCCTCCCCGGAGTGAGTGACACCGTGACGGCAATGACCTTGTCCAATGTGATCCGACGGGCTTCGCTGTAG
- a CDS encoding response regulator transcription factor has protein sequence MTEDIIKVLLVDDQPLLRMGFRLILEGEDDFHVVGEASDGAEAVRQVEALAPDVVLMDVRMPAMDGIEATRRISDSGSEARVIILTTFDLDEYAFTGLQAGASAFLLKDVAPSELVHAVRLVASGDAVVAPRVTQRLLETYVRGGAVPGQSPTPHRDPLLDELTPRETEILTTIAEGLSNAEIAHKFFLSEATVKTHVRRILSKLQLRDRVQVVVYAYETGLVVPSNPDY, from the coding sequence ATGACAGAAGACATCATCAAAGTGCTGCTGGTGGACGATCAGCCACTGCTTCGCATGGGCTTCCGGCTCATCCTCGAAGGTGAGGACGACTTCCATGTGGTGGGTGAGGCGTCCGACGGCGCTGAAGCCGTACGCCAAGTGGAAGCCCTGGCGCCGGATGTAGTGCTGATGGATGTGCGGATGCCTGCCATGGACGGCATCGAGGCGACGCGTCGGATCTCGGACTCCGGTTCCGAGGCCAGGGTCATCATTCTCACCACTTTCGACCTCGATGAGTATGCCTTCACGGGCCTGCAGGCCGGCGCGTCCGCCTTCCTGCTCAAGGACGTTGCCCCGTCAGAGCTGGTCCACGCTGTGCGGCTCGTGGCCAGTGGTGACGCCGTGGTGGCTCCCCGGGTTACGCAGCGTCTCCTGGAAACGTACGTTCGTGGCGGAGCAGTACCAGGCCAGTCGCCGACGCCGCACCGGGATCCGTTGCTTGATGAGCTCACCCCACGCGAAACCGAAATTCTCACCACTATTGCCGAAGGCTTGTCCAACGCGGAGATTGCCCACAAGTTTTTCCTGTCCGAGGCGACAGTGAAGACCCACGTTCGCCGGATCCTGAGCAAGCTCCAGTTGCGGGACAGGGTGCAGGTTGTGGTCTACGCCTACGAGACCGGGCTGGTTGTGCCAAGCAACCCGGACTACTGA
- a CDS encoding histidine kinase, whose translation MTEAPQVKDAATATVDASFAEITQRRRGRIRRYFFERPRAMDAVVVLSYVLLALPTIITSIIEGKWLVVVLLLMIAAALTFRRRYPLQVVAAVVLLEVAATILNPWGSNVSAGLWFALYAVASLRKRSLALVLFVAASLPLSLLYLFMWTSPSGMDNLQDVPENFHLINNIATAVTIMLSNLLATGIGISVRQRREHEAEIAAWAARTTHLGKVTERNRIAREMHDVVAHSLTVMISLSDGAAVVVRKNPERAGEVLGELSRTGRAALADMRRVLGVLRDDSGRPAPLTPLESGHNLAKLLDGFRTAGLPLHYAHTGPGLPADPAFELTVYRIVQESLTNVLRYGRSLSRVDVQVARDADLVTIDVHDDGRGTLEGGSEPVGSLGTGQGIAGMNERAGIYAGIVTAGPSKRGGWAVHAELRWAGDKGES comes from the coding sequence ATGACTGAAGCACCACAAGTGAAGGACGCGGCCACCGCTACGGTGGACGCGTCCTTCGCTGAAATCACCCAGCGCCGCAGGGGCCGCATCCGGCGCTACTTCTTTGAGCGGCCGCGCGCCATGGACGCCGTAGTGGTCCTCAGCTACGTGCTCCTGGCCCTGCCAACCATCATTACCTCCATCATTGAGGGCAAGTGGCTGGTAGTGGTGCTGCTGCTGATGATCGCGGCTGCGTTGACGTTCAGGCGACGATACCCACTGCAGGTGGTTGCCGCCGTCGTACTTCTCGAAGTTGCCGCCACCATCCTCAACCCGTGGGGTTCCAACGTCTCGGCCGGCTTGTGGTTCGCGTTGTATGCCGTGGCTTCCCTCCGGAAACGCAGCCTTGCTTTGGTGCTGTTTGTTGCCGCCAGCCTGCCGTTGAGCCTGCTGTACCTGTTTATGTGGACCAGTCCCAGCGGCATGGACAACCTGCAGGACGTCCCCGAGAACTTCCACCTGATCAACAACATCGCAACCGCGGTGACCATCATGTTGTCCAACCTGCTGGCCACCGGCATCGGCATTTCCGTGCGCCAGCGGCGGGAACATGAGGCCGAAATCGCTGCCTGGGCGGCCCGCACGACGCACCTGGGCAAGGTGACGGAGCGGAACAGGATCGCGCGGGAGATGCACGACGTCGTAGCCCATTCCCTGACCGTGATGATCAGCCTGTCCGATGGCGCTGCGGTGGTGGTCCGGAAGAATCCGGAGCGCGCAGGTGAGGTCCTTGGCGAACTGTCACGTACCGGCAGGGCTGCCTTGGCCGACATGCGCCGCGTGTTGGGCGTTCTCCGCGACGACTCCGGGCGCCCGGCACCGCTGACGCCCTTGGAATCCGGGCATAACCTCGCAAAGCTACTGGACGGCTTCCGGACTGCGGGCTTGCCGCTGCACTATGCGCACACAGGCCCTGGCCTCCCGGCGGATCCCGCCTTTGAACTCACCGTTTACCGCATTGTGCAGGAGTCACTGACGAACGTCCTGCGGTACGGCCGCTCGCTCAGCCGCGTTGACGTCCAGGTGGCGCGCGACGCCGATCTGGTCACCATTGACGTGCACGACGACGGCCGCGGAACCTTGGAGGGCGGCAGCGAACCCGTCGGGAGCCTGGGCACCGGCCAAGGCATTGCAGGGATGAATGAACGCGCAGGAATTTATGCTGGAATCGTTACTGCCGGCCCCAGTAAGAGGGGCGGCTGGGCAGTCCACGCCGAGCTCCGCTGGGCCGGCGACAAGGGGGAATCATGA
- a CDS encoding ABC transporter permease: MSTTTLDRRSTRNAVGPGPAFHRVLNSEFIKFRTLMSTLILLASTALVMVGFAALSAWGTGQFAEQVASDPEAAAAMAAQGGDLAVSIPTSGISFAQLILGSLGVLLMSSEFTTGMARSTFAAVPKRLSPFLAKLIVVMVSAFALTAVSIYIAGLVSLPIVDNYNLKLDLGSSQSVKLLLVNSLYVAAVAAIGMALGTIVRNSAGGIMSLVGLLFVAPIAFQLIPGDFFKEANKFLPTSTISPMTAVEHVPETLEAWQAALVLGAWVVVPVALAMILLKKRDV, encoded by the coding sequence ATGAGCACCACAACCTTGGACCGCAGGTCCACCCGCAACGCCGTCGGTCCCGGACCGGCCTTCCACCGTGTGCTGAACTCGGAGTTCATCAAGTTCCGCACCCTGATGTCCACGCTGATCCTCCTGGCCTCGACTGCCTTGGTGATGGTGGGGTTCGCCGCGCTTTCGGCGTGGGGAACCGGACAGTTTGCCGAGCAGGTTGCCAGCGATCCCGAAGCAGCAGCCGCCATGGCCGCACAAGGCGGGGACCTCGCAGTCAGCATTCCCACCTCCGGCATCTCGTTTGCCCAGCTCATCCTCGGCTCTCTGGGCGTCCTGCTCATGAGCTCCGAATTCACCACCGGCATGGCACGCTCCACTTTTGCCGCCGTCCCGAAGCGGCTCTCCCCGTTCCTGGCCAAGCTCATTGTGGTGATGGTCAGCGCCTTCGCGCTGACAGCCGTGTCCATCTACATTGCGGGCCTGGTGTCCCTGCCGATCGTGGACAACTACAACCTCAAGCTGGACCTTGGCAGCTCGCAGTCCGTCAAGCTCCTCTTGGTCAACAGCCTCTATGTCGCAGCAGTGGCAGCAATCGGTATGGCGCTGGGAACCATCGTCCGGAACTCGGCCGGCGGCATCATGAGCCTGGTGGGACTGCTGTTCGTGGCCCCGATTGCCTTCCAGCTCATTCCCGGCGACTTCTTCAAGGAAGCCAACAAGTTCCTTCCCACCAGCACCATCAGTCCCATGACCGCCGTCGAACATGTTCCTGAGACGCTGGAAGCGTGGCAGGCCGCGCTGGTCCTGGGTGCCTGGGTTGTTGTACCGGTAGCCCTGGCCATGATCCTGCTGAAGAAGCGGGACGTCTAG
- a CDS encoding ATP-binding cassette domain-containing protein, which translates to MIEAKGLTKVYGEKTAVGGVSFTVQAGRVTGFLGPNGAGKSTTMRMIMGLDTPSSGSVTVNGEPFAQHRAPLREIGALLDAKAVHTSRTAYNHLLAMAATHSIPKSRVREVIEMTGLGDVAKKKVKGFSLGMGQRLGIAAALLGDPQTIILDEPVNGLDPEGVVWVRNLVKYLASEGRTVFLSSHLMSEMALTADHLIVIGRGKIIADAPIAEIITGKGQARTRVRTDQPERLMQLLAGTGVSVEVHERELLEVSGLDPRGIARTALENQVMVYELTPLQASLEEAYMELTKDEVEYHSHITTGASVPAQAGGK; encoded by the coding sequence ATGATCGAAGCAAAAGGCCTGACCAAGGTCTACGGCGAGAAGACCGCCGTCGGCGGTGTCAGTTTCACTGTCCAGGCCGGACGGGTGACGGGCTTCCTGGGTCCGAACGGTGCCGGTAAGTCCACCACCATGCGCATGATCATGGGGCTGGACACTCCGTCGTCGGGCTCTGTGACTGTGAACGGTGAACCGTTCGCCCAGCACAGGGCACCGCTGCGGGAGATCGGTGCCCTCCTGGACGCCAAGGCTGTCCACACGAGCCGCACCGCCTACAACCACCTGCTCGCCATGGCAGCGACGCACAGCATCCCCAAGAGCCGGGTACGCGAAGTCATCGAAATGACCGGCCTGGGGGACGTCGCCAAAAAGAAGGTCAAGGGCTTCTCGCTCGGAATGGGTCAGCGCCTCGGCATTGCCGCCGCACTGTTGGGCGATCCGCAGACCATCATCCTGGACGAGCCGGTCAACGGCTTGGATCCTGAAGGCGTGGTGTGGGTCCGCAACCTGGTGAAGTACCTGGCATCCGAAGGCCGCACGGTCTTCCTGTCCAGCCACCTCATGAGCGAGATGGCGCTCACTGCAGACCACCTGATCGTGATTGGCCGGGGCAAGATCATTGCAGACGCCCCGATCGCCGAAATCATCACCGGCAAAGGCCAGGCACGCACCCGTGTCCGTACCGACCAGCCGGAACGCCTCATGCAACTCCTGGCGGGAACCGGCGTTTCCGTGGAGGTCCATGAGCGCGAACTCCTTGAGGTGTCCGGACTGGATCCCCGCGGGATCGCCAGGACTGCCCTGGAGAACCAGGTCATGGTGTACGAGCTGACCCCGCTTCAGGCAAGCCTGGAAGAGGCGTACATGGAACTGACCAAGGACGAGGTGGAATACCACTCGCACATCACCACCGGGGCCTCGGTTCCCGCCCAGGCCGGAGGGAAATAG
- a CDS encoding bifunctional phosphatase PAP2/diacylglycerol kinase family protein yields the protein MRGFVAKGPKRVVKFDHFLVRVVSRQPQGDHDVFFRRLSAAATKGKLWFGIAGVMAAFPGKPRRAALHGVLALGVASGVTNVIFKRALPRRRPLPEHLPLFRFVNPQPTSSSMPSGHSASAVAFAVGAGIVSPVIGVALAPIAAGVAYSRVHTGAHWPSDVVLGSALGAGAAWATRKWWPARPPEPTPRRTPVEAPAIHDGEGLSIGVNVMGGSYTPETGELLNEIFPKAYIREISEGEDIAAEMEAAATRPGTVALGVWGGDGTVGTAAAAAVEHSLPLLVLPGGTLNHFARDIGTGSIDDAIEALTKGKAASVDLGHVVVQRGLPETPETTELAMLNTASVGVYPNLVRRRERLQPAMGKPMASVVASLRTFGVNSPTTLMVDGVKHKLWILYMGRGRFYPSDHAPLRRPVLDDGVFDLRMITADEPFARARLLWAVVTGTVAASRVTHLTEATTITVEAIGQPLVLAVDGEPKPGVRSATFTVKPRELRVYSPLPAG from the coding sequence ATGCGAGGCTTCGTGGCCAAGGGCCCCAAACGAGTTGTGAAATTCGATCACTTCCTGGTCCGGGTTGTCTCCCGGCAACCCCAGGGTGACCATGACGTCTTTTTCCGGCGGCTCTCGGCAGCCGCCACCAAAGGAAAACTCTGGTTCGGTATTGCGGGGGTCATGGCCGCGTTCCCCGGTAAACCGCGCAGGGCAGCCCTTCACGGCGTGTTGGCCTTGGGTGTTGCTTCAGGGGTCACCAACGTCATCTTCAAGCGCGCACTCCCCCGACGGCGCCCGCTTCCTGAGCACCTGCCGCTGTTTCGTTTCGTGAACCCGCAGCCAACCAGCTCATCGATGCCCTCCGGGCACTCTGCTTCCGCGGTCGCCTTCGCTGTGGGGGCCGGCATCGTCTCCCCCGTCATCGGAGTTGCCCTGGCGCCCATTGCCGCCGGCGTGGCTTACTCGCGCGTGCATACGGGCGCACATTGGCCCTCGGATGTGGTGCTGGGTTCCGCCCTTGGGGCCGGCGCTGCTTGGGCAACCCGCAAGTGGTGGCCGGCGCGGCCCCCGGAACCGACTCCCCGGCGCACGCCGGTTGAGGCGCCGGCAATCCACGACGGCGAGGGGCTGAGTATCGGGGTCAACGTCATGGGTGGCTCCTACACGCCCGAGACCGGAGAACTGCTGAACGAAATATTCCCGAAAGCTTATATAAGGGAAATTTCTGAAGGCGAAGACATAGCTGCAGAGATGGAAGCCGCAGCCACGCGGCCCGGAACCGTCGCATTGGGCGTGTGGGGCGGCGACGGAACCGTTGGCACCGCGGCGGCTGCCGCCGTCGAGCATTCACTGCCGCTCCTGGTGCTGCCAGGCGGGACGCTCAACCACTTTGCCCGCGATATTGGCACCGGCTCGATCGATGACGCCATCGAGGCACTGACCAAGGGGAAGGCGGCCTCCGTTGACCTGGGGCATGTAGTGGTGCAGCGTGGCCTGCCTGAAACCCCCGAAACCACGGAGCTGGCAATGCTGAACACCGCCAGCGTGGGCGTGTATCCGAACCTGGTCAGGCGTCGGGAACGGCTCCAGCCGGCAATGGGCAAGCCGATGGCCAGTGTGGTGGCATCCTTGCGGACTTTCGGGGTGAATTCGCCCACCACGCTCATGGTGGATGGGGTAAAGCACAAGCTGTGGATCCTCTACATGGGCCGCGGAAGGTTCTACCCCAGCGACCACGCGCCGCTCCGCAGGCCTGTGCTGGATGACGGCGTCTTTGACCTGCGCATGATCACGGCGGATGAGCCCTTCGCCCGGGCACGGCTGTTGTGGGCTGTGGTGACAGGGACTGTGGCGGCGTCGCGGGTCACCCACCTGACGGAGGCCACCACCATCACCGTGGAAGCAATCGGGCAGCCCCTGGTCCTGGCGGTGGATGGCGAACCGAAGCCCGGAGTCCGCAGCGCCACGTTCACTGTGAAACCCCGTGAACTCCGCGTGTACTCGCCCCTTCCCGCCGGCTGA
- a CDS encoding phosphatase PAP2 family protein has translation MIRVLRPRQQPGWQLVVPGVLLLCAFIVPGIMLLVGQGEPAFNSVDTTWQAFAFTLHSPFWDGVNAVLNGVGYAGMLVLHGVLAAVLFVWRRPLTATFVLVSGVTALALTQLGKVVVGRERPVGAKVLTDTGSYPSGHVSATTALLMVLAILVSRWWMTLLAALGVIAMMISRTYLSAHWLSDVLGGACLAGGVVLILWWRFRNVCVKENETGGPRTIWAAGASRRLQAGERAE, from the coding sequence ATGATCCGCGTCCTGCGTCCACGTCAACAACCCGGGTGGCAACTGGTGGTTCCCGGCGTACTCCTGCTGTGCGCCTTCATAGTCCCGGGCATCATGCTCCTGGTGGGGCAGGGCGAGCCCGCGTTCAACAGCGTTGACACCACGTGGCAGGCCTTTGCGTTCACTCTGCATTCACCCTTCTGGGATGGCGTGAACGCAGTCCTGAACGGCGTAGGGTACGCGGGCATGCTGGTGCTCCACGGGGTGTTGGCCGCAGTACTGTTCGTTTGGCGCCGACCCCTTACGGCCACCTTCGTCCTGGTCTCAGGCGTGACGGCCCTGGCGCTCACGCAGCTGGGCAAGGTGGTGGTGGGCAGGGAACGGCCAGTGGGTGCCAAAGTCCTGACGGATACCGGTTCATACCCCTCCGGGCATGTATCTGCCACCACGGCTCTCCTCATGGTGCTGGCCATCCTGGTCAGCCGCTGGTGGATGACGCTGCTGGCTGCCCTGGGAGTCATAGCCATGATGATCAGCCGCACCTACCTCTCAGCACATTGGCTCAGCGATGTCCTCGGCGGTGCCTGTCTTGCCGGTGGAGTAGTGCTGATCCTCTGGTGGCGCTTCCGGAACGTATGCGTCAAAGAGAATGAAACGGGAGGTCCCCGGACTATTTGGGCGGCAGGGGCTTCGCGACGCCTGCAAGCAGGAGAGCGAGCAGAATAG
- a CDS encoding MFS transporter has product MTTNTRSTTNVNAAAVATFLIFGMNGLVFASWAARIPAVTEALSLTSGQMGTLLLCTAVGSLLALPSAGWVVGRIGTANTVRVAGIVAGAAGAAIAFSLMAASVPATAIALFFFGIGIGLWDVAQNIEGADVEHRLKRTIMPQFHAAFSGGAFLGALIGAGLSQLGVGLPEHLLVIAAIAVALALTVPRFFLPHEAAEVHDDGAPVAKGPSAWRDGRTLLIGVVVLGATLTEGAGNDWIAKAAVDGLGASESTGALLFALFVLAMTIMRFLGGKAIDRFGRVTVLRASMAAAAAGLALFVFAGNVVLAGIGAALWGVGAALAFPMGMSAAADDPKHAAARVSVVSTIGYIAFLAGPPLLGYLGDHTGIHLALLAIGAPILLALLLAGVAKPLPPK; this is encoded by the coding sequence CTGCGGTGGCGACGTTCCTGATCTTCGGCATGAACGGGTTGGTCTTTGCCAGCTGGGCCGCGCGCATTCCTGCAGTGACGGAAGCGTTGAGCCTGACCTCCGGCCAGATGGGCACCCTGCTGCTGTGCACAGCGGTGGGGTCGCTGCTGGCGTTGCCTTCGGCGGGCTGGGTTGTGGGCAGGATCGGCACTGCGAATACCGTCCGTGTGGCCGGGATCGTTGCAGGAGCTGCAGGCGCAGCCATCGCTTTCTCCCTGATGGCCGCCTCTGTGCCCGCCACGGCTATCGCCTTGTTCTTCTTCGGCATCGGAATCGGGCTGTGGGACGTTGCGCAGAACATCGAAGGCGCCGACGTCGAGCACCGGCTCAAGCGAACCATCATGCCGCAGTTCCACGCGGCGTTCTCCGGGGGAGCCTTCCTCGGCGCCTTGATCGGCGCCGGCCTTTCACAGCTGGGCGTGGGCCTCCCTGAGCATTTGCTGGTCATCGCCGCCATCGCTGTCGCCCTTGCGCTGACGGTCCCCCGCTTCTTCCTGCCCCACGAGGCCGCAGAAGTACACGACGACGGCGCTCCGGTTGCGAAGGGACCCTCCGCTTGGCGCGATGGCAGGACCCTGTTGATCGGCGTCGTAGTACTTGGTGCCACCCTGACCGAAGGTGCGGGCAACGACTGGATCGCGAAGGCTGCGGTGGACGGACTGGGTGCTTCGGAATCTACCGGTGCGCTGTTGTTCGCCCTCTTCGTCCTGGCCATGACGATCATGCGGTTCCTTGGGGGCAAGGCGATTGACAGGTTCGGCCGCGTCACCGTCCTGCGGGCCAGCATGGCAGCGGCCGCAGCTGGCCTGGCGCTGTTTGTCTTCGCAGGAAACGTGGTTCTTGCCGGTATTGGTGCGGCTTTGTGGGGAGTCGGTGCCGCACTGGCCTTCCCCATGGGCATGTCGGCCGCTGCGGATGACCCCAAGCACGCCGCTGCGCGGGTGTCCGTGGTTTCCACCATCGGCTACATAGCTTTCCTGGCCGGCCCGCCTTTGTTGGGATACTTGGGCGACCACACAGGCATCCACCTGGCTCTCCTGGCCATCGGTGCGCCTATTCTGCTCGCTCTCCTGCTTGCAGGCGTCGCGAAGCCCCTGCCGCCCAAATAG